The Dethiosulfovibrio peptidovorans DSM 11002 genome has a window encoding:
- a CDS encoding KpsF/GutQ family sugar-phosphate isomerase, whose product MMSLPSERDCPVFDDEKLVEIGRQVLLEEAEEIKKAASRMGPELAKAARIVQGCRGRLVISGLGKSGHIGRKIAATLASLGTPSFFLHAAEAAHGDLGMVRREDVAFLISHSGTTSEVVKLIPFFRRLGAPVIALTGSLESPLAKGADVILNASVEREADPLNLAPTSSTTVQLAIGDALAGVVTEMRCLRKEDFALFHPAGALGRQLLLKVSDVMGAGPKLPVVKADVAVKEALFEITSKNYGATTVVDDQGILVGVFTDGDLRRLIERQGVSALEENISDVMTVGPRTIGPDHLAVEAVRIMQDVEVSVLIITEEDRPVGMVHLHELLQAGLS is encoded by the coding sequence ATGATGAGCCTTCCCAGCGAGAGGGATTGTCCCGTCTTCGACGACGAAAAACTGGTCGAGATAGGGCGACAGGTCCTTCTGGAGGAGGCGGAGGAGATAAAAAAAGCTGCCTCCAGGATGGGCCCCGAGCTTGCCAAGGCTGCCCGAATCGTGCAGGGATGTCGGGGAAGGCTGGTCATCTCCGGTCTTGGAAAATCGGGGCACATAGGCAGAAAGATCGCCGCGACCCTGGCGTCCCTCGGCACACCCTCCTTTTTCCTTCACGCCGCCGAGGCGGCCCACGGAGACCTGGGAATGGTTCGTCGGGAGGACGTGGCCTTTCTCATAAGCCACAGCGGAACCACCTCCGAGGTGGTCAAGCTCATCCCCTTTTTCAGACGACTGGGAGCTCCGGTCATAGCCCTAACCGGTAGCCTCGAATCGCCTCTGGCCAAGGGTGCCGACGTGATATTGAATGCCTCTGTGGAAAGGGAGGCCGATCCTCTTAACCTGGCCCCAACCAGCAGCACCACGGTCCAGCTGGCCATAGGAGACGCCCTGGCCGGTGTCGTGACGGAGATGAGATGCCTCCGCAAGGAGGACTTCGCTCTTTTCCATCCGGCCGGAGCCTTGGGCCGCCAGCTTCTGCTCAAGGTGTCAGACGTCATGGGGGCCGGCCCCAAACTGCCGGTGGTCAAGGCCGACGTGGCGGTCAAGGAGGCCCTCTTCGAGATAACCAGCAAGAACTACGGAGCCACCACCGTCGTGGATGATCAGGGGATTCTGGTGGGAGTCTTCACCGACGGAGATCTTAGAAGGCTCATAGAGAGACAGGGCGTCTCAGCCCTGGAGGAGAACATCTCGGACGTCATGACAGTGGGGCCCAGAACCATAGGGCCGGACCATCTGGCGGTGGAGGCGGTCCGTATAATGCAGGACGTAGAGGTCTCGGTTCTCATAATAACCGAGGAAGACCGTCCTGTAGGCATGGTTCACCTTCACGAGCTTCTTCAGGCCGGGCTCTCCTGA
- the kdsB gene encoding 3-deoxy-manno-octulosonate cytidylyltransferase: MEIVAVIPARYGSSRLPGKPLCDLGGKPVIQHVYERTMSAGRISRVMVATDDERIAQAVRSFGGEAVMTSHNHPNGTCRVAEAIKGVSCDGVVNVQGDEPFMDPALVDQVALCLCENPEIPMVSLRYPLEKEEIDNPNRVKVVVDQTDRALYFSRSPIPYRRVHGATVYGHLGIYGYRRDFLDRYISLEPTPLSESESLEQLRAIEHGYDIMVPVARGRHAPGIDTDSDLLWARKELEKEIS; the protein is encoded by the coding sequence ATGGAGATAGTGGCGGTAATACCGGCCCGTTACGGCTCCTCCCGTCTGCCCGGCAAGCCTCTTTGCGACCTGGGAGGCAAGCCGGTGATACAGCACGTCTACGAGAGAACCATGTCCGCCGGTCGGATAAGCCGGGTCATGGTCGCCACCGACGACGAGCGGATCGCCCAGGCGGTCCGCTCCTTCGGCGGAGAGGCGGTCATGACCTCTCATAACCATCCCAACGGCACATGTCGTGTGGCCGAAGCGATAAAGGGCGTCTCCTGCGACGGAGTCGTCAACGTCCAGGGAGACGAGCCCTTTATGGATCCCGCCCTAGTGGACCAGGTGGCCCTCTGTCTCTGCGAAAACCCGGAGATCCCTATGGTATCCCTCAGATACCCCCTGGAGAAGGAGGAAATAGACAACCCCAACAGGGTCAAGGTGGTGGTGGATCAGACGGACAGAGCCCTCTACTTCAGCCGGTCTCCCATCCCATACAGAAGAGTTCACGGTGCCACAGTCTACGGACACCTGGGAATATACGGCTACAGGAGGGATTTTCTGGATAGATACATTTCCCTGGAACCCACCCCTCTGTCGGAGAGCGAATCGCTGGAACAGCTCAGGGCGATCGAACACGGTTACGACATAATGGTCCCTGTGGCACGGGGAAGACACGCCCCCGGCATAGACACCGATTCGGACCTTCTGTGGGCTAGAAAAGAATTGGAAAAGGAGATTTCATGA
- the kdsA gene encoding 3-deoxy-8-phosphooctulonate synthase produces MVTEIEIGKVRIGGGPLAVIAGPCSLESLELSMETGKRIKEISEELGLNYIFKASYDKANRTSIHSYRGPGLEKGLRWLSEIKETLGVPVITDIHEPWQAAPVAEVADVLQIPAFLCRQTDLLVAASKTGKPLNVKKGQFMSPYDMKAVVSKCNEAGNDKVMLCERGTTMGYGQLVVDMRSLPIMRSMGCPVVFDATHSVQMPGGRGDTSGGDRRFVPALSRAAVGLGIDALFLEVHPNPDEALSDGPNMVPLDRLKDILTGIKVLDDLVKSDLGVFSLDWEDAGK; encoded by the coding sequence ATGGTTACCGAGATAGAGATCGGCAAAGTTAGAATAGGAGGCGGTCCTTTGGCCGTCATAGCCGGTCCGTGCTCACTGGAGAGTCTTGAACTGTCCATGGAGACCGGAAAGAGGATAAAGGAGATCAGCGAAGAGTTGGGCTTGAACTATATATTCAAGGCCTCCTACGACAAGGCCAACAGGACCTCCATACACAGCTACAGAGGTCCGGGACTCGAAAAGGGCCTTCGTTGGCTCTCGGAGATAAAGGAAACCCTGGGAGTACCGGTCATAACGGATATACACGAGCCCTGGCAGGCCGCCCCTGTGGCGGAGGTGGCCGACGTTCTTCAGATTCCGGCCTTTCTCTGTCGTCAGACCGATCTACTGGTAGCGGCATCGAAAACGGGAAAGCCCCTCAACGTCAAGAAGGGACAGTTCATGTCCCCCTACGATATGAAGGCGGTTGTCAGCAAGTGCAACGAGGCGGGAAACGATAAGGTAATGCTCTGCGAGAGGGGAACCACAATGGGATACGGCCAGCTCGTGGTCGACATGAGGTCGCTTCCCATAATGAGATCCATGGGGTGCCCCGTCGTCTTCGACGCCACCCACAGCGTCCAGATGCCCGGTGGCAGAGGTGACACCTCCGGCGGAGATCGCCGTTTCGTTCCCGCTCTTTCCAGAGCCGCTGTGGGGCTGGGAATCGACGCCCTCTTCCTGGAGGTCCATCCTAACCCCGACGAGGCCCTCAGCGACGGTCCCAACATGGTTCCCCTGGACAGGCTGAAGGACATCCTTACCGGCATAAAGGTCCTGGACGACCTGGTCAAGTCCGACCTGGGTGTATTCTCCCTGGACTGGGAGGACGCTGGGAAATGA
- a CDS encoding 3-deoxy-D-manno-octulosonic acid transferase has protein sequence MSLSLQLYRGAAALGFALASPWLERKYAGLGLEERRGIYDPSLLSQLRKRGRPLWVHSVSVGEVQSAAPFLRRAKVALEKRPVILSTITPTGREMAVRLLQDVPDRVISYPWDSPVVLNRALNALRPKVYVTVETEIWPGMLWEMSRRSVPAFMVNGRFSDKTYLSMRRFRSFWREVLSCYTGMMVRSRSDMEKLIDLGVEEEKIEITGDCKADALMERKAGLDKDEILATLGGGGPIVLAGSTHTGEDEIVMKAFRKVLNRYPDARLVIVPRHPERSRRIARSASDLGPVSLYSRIEPGWRTLVVDAIGVLFGLYSVADCAFVGGSIAPRGGQNIMEAALFGVPFCQGPHYEDFVEATDSMVKMGICTMISDEDTMATAFLRDLDGRRREKVEADCRDYFQGLESAADRSWEIVAPYLN, from the coding sequence ATGTCTCTGTCGCTGCAACTGTATAGGGGAGCCGCCGCTCTCGGCTTCGCCCTGGCATCTCCCTGGCTGGAACGTAAATACGCCGGATTAGGGCTGGAGGAGAGAAGGGGAATATACGACCCCTCACTTCTGTCCCAACTCAGGAAAAGAGGCAGGCCCCTATGGGTCCATTCGGTGTCGGTGGGGGAGGTTCAGTCGGCGGCCCCGTTTCTTAGAAGGGCCAAGGTAGCCCTGGAGAAGCGTCCGGTGATACTGTCCACCATAACCCCGACCGGAAGAGAGATGGCGGTACGGTTGCTCCAAGATGTTCCCGACAGGGTAATATCCTATCCCTGGGACAGCCCAGTCGTGCTGAACAGGGCCCTGAATGCACTTCGTCCAAAAGTCTACGTAACGGTGGAGACTGAGATCTGGCCGGGGATGCTTTGGGAGATGAGCCGTAGAAGCGTCCCTGCCTTTATGGTCAACGGCAGATTCTCCGACAAAACCTATCTGTCCATGAGGCGTTTCAGGTCCTTCTGGAGGGAGGTCCTCTCCTGCTATACCGGAATGATGGTGAGATCCCGGTCGGACATGGAAAAACTGATCGATCTGGGAGTGGAAGAGGAAAAAATAGAGATAACCGGAGACTGCAAGGCCGACGCCCTGATGGAGAGAAAGGCCGGGCTGGACAAAGACGAAATTCTCGCGACCTTAGGAGGCGGAGGCCCGATCGTTCTGGCCGGAAGCACCCACACCGGCGAGGACGAAATAGTTATGAAGGCCTTCCGGAAGGTGCTGAACCGCTACCCCGACGCCAGACTCGTAATCGTGCCGAGACATCCCGAGAGATCTCGCCGTATAGCCCGATCGGCGTCGGATCTGGGGCCGGTCAGCTTATACAGCCGCATCGAACCGGGATGGCGCACCCTGGTGGTGGACGCCATAGGGGTGCTATTCGGCCTCTACTCCGTTGCGGACTGTGCCTTCGTCGGAGGCAGCATAGCTCCCAGAGGCGGACAGAACATAATGGAGGCCGCCCTTTTCGGGGTGCCCTTCTGCCAGGGACCCCACTACGAGGACTTCGTGGAGGCAACGGATAGCATGGTAAAGATGGGAATATGCACCATGATATCCGACGAGGATACCATGGCAACGGCGTTTCTGAGAGATCTGGACGGCAGACGTAGAGAAAAGGTCGAGGCCGACTGTCGAGACTATTTTCAAGGTCTCGAATCGGCGGCCGACCGTTCCTGGGAGATAGTGGCTCCTTATCTAAACTAA
- the lpxK gene encoding tetraacyldisaccharide 4'-kinase, producing the protein MVLFKSYLAHAKGEKKLSPWMCLAPLGWLASLFVRSRNWAFDRGISHSKEPPLPVISVGNVTLGGTNKTPFVEMITRGLSKRGLRPGIVSRGYGGSTEGPHVFRGGKADRNRVGDEPLLLSNRLPGIFVAVSRDRFGDIRALSKRGVQIVVADDGFQHRKLGRDLDVVLVDAACPFGNGRLVPGGILREPVESLRRAHIVVMTKVDQVSPEAVQRLYDRLCRVVPRRKIFRSSLRIERWCLWNGSEFEGVQKPSGRTVVAFSAIGNPRSFLSTLSGQGVEVIEEVRFKDHHRYTSEDLKRIERIYRLSGAFGVACTEKDVYNLPRGWKPPFPLMVPFLETEVEDEDRFWRAVTDGLRPKVVVASNGYGEDAMASLLARKIEEAFPVAEVTGFPLVGKGEQYLQRGIKVGSSPSVTPTGGVIKYRIADLLIDVRSGLFGHIRRQLKAWRKRSGCIRTPLCVGDVYLLLHTLWGQGLSPLLIATAKTNYLHGHWMAERALLRGRARTVWTRDEETAEDLSKAGVSARFQGNPIMDLIGDNEEDDFSWPSEGDRVLILPGSRNRAYEDVRLLLDSVPIMAARRSCRFVAVLAPTLDLRKMARGCPGWTLDGRILKGPNSVEVHVHRGAVAEVAAGAHVLLGLGGTANQVCAGLGVPVVSILEKGKLVQQKLLGEAEWLVSADPERLAEAALLVLSDETLARTMAEAGRKRLGAPGALDSVVRYCSRVLGWSVRCEVYSRLKESLENRGEERSHGYRDRDRQS; encoded by the coding sequence ATGGTGCTTTTCAAAAGCTATCTGGCCCACGCCAAGGGAGAGAAAAAACTTTCTCCCTGGATGTGCCTGGCTCCGTTGGGCTGGCTGGCCTCTCTCTTCGTCAGGTCTAGAAACTGGGCCTTCGATAGGGGAATATCTCACTCCAAGGAACCGCCTCTTCCTGTTATAAGCGTGGGAAACGTAACCCTCGGAGGAACGAATAAAACTCCCTTCGTCGAGATGATCACCAGGGGACTATCGAAAAGAGGTCTCAGACCGGGGATAGTCAGTCGAGGATACGGAGGAAGCACCGAGGGCCCCCACGTTTTCAGAGGCGGCAAAGCCGATAGAAATCGGGTAGGAGATGAGCCTCTTCTGTTGTCCAACAGACTTCCGGGGATCTTCGTGGCAGTGTCCAGGGATCGATTCGGAGACATCAGGGCCCTGAGCAAAAGAGGGGTTCAGATCGTGGTGGCCGACGATGGCTTCCAGCACAGAAAACTGGGGCGGGATCTGGACGTCGTCCTGGTCGACGCAGCCTGTCCGTTCGGCAACGGCAGGCTGGTCCCGGGGGGTATTCTCAGGGAGCCGGTGGAAAGCCTGAGACGGGCCCACATAGTGGTGATGACAAAGGTGGACCAAGTCTCTCCCGAGGCGGTTCAAAGGCTCTACGACCGGCTGTGTCGAGTGGTCCCTAGACGAAAGATTTTCAGATCCTCTCTGAGGATAGAACGCTGGTGCCTCTGGAACGGCTCTGAGTTCGAAGGGGTGCAAAAACCGTCTGGGAGGACCGTGGTCGCCTTTTCCGCCATAGGCAATCCCCGAAGCTTTCTCTCCACCCTGTCAGGGCAGGGAGTGGAGGTTATAGAGGAAGTCCGTTTCAAAGACCATCACAGATATACCTCGGAGGACTTGAAAAGGATCGAAAGGATCTATAGGTTGTCTGGAGCCTTCGGGGTGGCCTGTACGGAAAAGGACGTCTACAACCTACCCAGGGGCTGGAAGCCGCCCTTTCCACTCATGGTCCCCTTTTTGGAGACCGAGGTGGAGGACGAAGACCGTTTCTGGAGGGCCGTGACCGACGGACTCAGGCCGAAGGTAGTGGTGGCCTCCAACGGATACGGCGAGGACGCCATGGCCTCCCTTCTGGCTCGAAAGATAGAGGAAGCTTTTCCTGTGGCGGAGGTCACAGGCTTTCCCCTGGTAGGAAAGGGAGAGCAATACCTGCAGAGGGGAATAAAGGTCGGTTCGTCACCTTCGGTGACCCCGACGGGAGGAGTCATAAAATACCGTATCGCGGATCTGCTTATCGACGTCCGCTCCGGGCTGTTCGGCCATATCCGAAGACAACTGAAGGCATGGAGGAAAAGGAGCGGCTGCATTCGCACCCCCCTGTGCGTCGGTGACGTTTATCTGTTGCTTCATACTCTGTGGGGGCAGGGGCTGTCTCCCCTTTTGATTGCCACGGCCAAGACCAACTACCTTCACGGCCACTGGATGGCGGAGAGAGCCCTCCTTAGAGGACGGGCCAGGACCGTCTGGACCAGAGACGAGGAGACTGCCGAGGATCTTTCTAAAGCCGGCGTGTCCGCTCGCTTCCAGGGCAATCCAATAATGGACCTTATAGGGGATAATGAAGAGGACGACTTCTCCTGGCCTTCCGAGGGAGACAGGGTTCTCATACTTCCGGGAAGCCGCAACAGGGCCTACGAGGACGTTCGATTGCTTCTGGACTCGGTGCCCATAATGGCGGCCCGGAGGAGCTGTCGTTTCGTAGCGGTACTGGCTCCGACCCTGGATCTTCGTAAAATGGCTCGGGGATGTCCGGGCTGGACCCTGGACGGACGGATTTTGAAGGGGCCGAACTCGGTGGAGGTCCACGTTCACCGAGGGGCTGTGGCAGAGGTCGCTGCAGGAGCTCATGTCCTGCTTGGACTGGGAGGAACGGCGAATCAGGTCTGTGCTGGATTGGGAGTTCCGGTCGTCTCCATATTGGAAAAGGGAAAGTTGGTCCAGCAGAAACTGCTTGGAGAGGCCGAATGGCTCGTGTCGGCGGACCCGGAAAGACTGGCGGAGGCCGCACTCCTGGTCCTATCGGATGAAACTTTGGCCCGCACCATGGCGGAGGCGGGTAGGAAGAGGCTTGGAGCCCCCGGTGCCCTGGACAGCGTCGTTCGCTACTGTTCCCGTGTGTTGGGCTGGTCCGTCCGTTGCGAGGTTTACTCCAGACTAAAGGAATCCCTGGAGAATCGAGGAGAGGAGAGATCCCATGGTTACCGAGATAGAGATCGGCAAAGTTAG
- a CDS encoding ABC transporter ATP-binding protein: MKPSRSMEIYLRVLSYAKPYTKRIASALFCMFVVSGCAVVPPWLMKNVVDDVLIRKDLFMLNVIAVTLVAVYVVKGVASYGQKYLMTWVGQRVVLDLRLQAYMASQYMSLKYINGHRVGELISRVTNDATVLQSTVTNAVVDLIVQGVTTLGMLGFLVYINWRLTLVTFAVLPLTVWVIDRASKKLRKVGHDIQENLAGLSALAEEALSAIRIVRAFATEEQERLRFERQNMANFKALMRGTQVNAILSGAVEVLLIAALAAIFWLGGRSVVDGEMTPGDLIAFLGYLGFMAHPVTVLTRVISQLQHGLASAERIFELLDNRERVEEPENPVVLSPVKGAVNFRDLWFRYDDEWVLRGISFSVKPGETVAVVGSTGSGKSTMVDLIQRFYDPEKGSVEIDGHDVRSLDLTSLRRQIGVVPQDPILMKGTFRYNISYGYDDATDEEIVKAAEIAGISEFIESLPSGYDSEIGERGVTLSGGQRQRVAIARAIVRDPRILIMDEATSSLDAQVEQAIQKAMDRAMEGRTSFVIAHRLSTIRGADRILFLKDGVIVEEGTHSELSISDGPYSRLYAIQHGDRR; the protein is encoded by the coding sequence ATGAAGCCGTCCCGTTCCATGGAGATCTACCTTAGAGTGCTCTCCTACGCAAAGCCCTACACCAAACGCATAGCGTCGGCTCTTTTCTGCATGTTCGTGGTGTCCGGATGTGCAGTCGTTCCCCCTTGGCTAATGAAAAACGTGGTGGACGACGTCCTCATAAGGAAGGATCTGTTCATGCTCAACGTTATCGCGGTGACTTTGGTCGCCGTCTACGTGGTGAAGGGCGTGGCGTCCTACGGTCAGAAATACCTCATGACCTGGGTTGGCCAGAGGGTGGTGCTGGATCTTCGACTTCAGGCCTACATGGCCTCTCAGTATATGTCACTCAAGTACATAAACGGTCATAGGGTGGGAGAGCTGATATCCCGGGTTACCAACGACGCTACCGTGTTACAGTCCACCGTTACCAACGCCGTGGTGGATCTGATCGTTCAGGGAGTTACGACCTTGGGGATGCTCGGATTTTTGGTATACATAAACTGGCGGCTTACCTTAGTGACCTTTGCCGTGCTTCCCCTCACGGTGTGGGTGATAGATAGGGCCTCTAAAAAGCTCAGAAAGGTGGGGCACGACATCCAGGAGAACCTGGCCGGTCTTTCCGCTCTGGCGGAGGAAGCCCTGTCGGCGATCCGGATAGTTAGGGCCTTTGCCACCGAGGAACAGGAACGACTGCGCTTCGAGCGTCAGAACATGGCCAACTTCAAGGCCCTCATGAGAGGAACCCAGGTCAACGCGATTCTGTCCGGCGCTGTCGAGGTCCTCCTAATAGCCGCTTTGGCCGCCATCTTCTGGCTGGGAGGCCGGTCCGTCGTGGACGGCGAGATGACACCCGGCGACCTCATCGCCTTCCTGGGATATCTTGGCTTTATGGCCCATCCTGTGACGGTTCTAACGAGGGTTATAAGCCAGCTTCAGCACGGTCTGGCATCGGCTGAGAGGATTTTCGAGCTTCTGGACAACAGGGAAAGGGTGGAAGAGCCCGAAAACCCCGTCGTTCTCAGCCCCGTCAAGGGGGCTGTGAATTTCAGGGACCTCTGGTTCCGCTACGACGATGAGTGGGTCCTTAGGGGCATTTCCTTTTCGGTGAAACCCGGAGAGACCGTCGCTGTGGTGGGATCCACCGGCTCCGGAAAGTCCACCATGGTTGACCTCATACAGCGTTTCTACGATCCCGAGAAGGGTTCGGTGGAGATAGACGGACACGACGTCAGATCGCTGGACCTTACCTCCCTGCGCCGTCAGATCGGCGTGGTCCCCCAGGATCCGATCCTCATGAAGGGGACCTTCCGTTACAACATCTCCTACGGCTACGACGACGCGACGGATGAGGAGATAGTGAAGGCCGCCGAGATAGCTGGCATATCGGAGTTCATAGAATCCCTCCCATCGGGATACGACTCGGAGATCGGCGAGAGGGGAGTTACCCTTAGCGGAGGGCAGAGACAGAGGGTCGCCATAGCCAGGGCCATAGTGAGGGATCCGAGGATACTCATAATGGACGAGGCCACATCCTCCCTCGACGCCCAGGTGGAACAGGCCATTCAGAAGGCTATGGACAGGGCCATGGAGGGGCGGACCTCCTTCGTAATAGCCCACAGACTCTCCACCATAAGAGGGGCCGACAGGATATTGTTTCTGAAGGACGGGGTTATCGTAGAGGAGGGAACCCATTCGGAACTCTCCATCTCCGACGGACCCTACAGCAGGCTCTACGCCATACAGCACGGAGATCGGCGGTGA